Sequence from the Herbaspirillum sp. meg3 genome:
AATGCCGGGCATGAAGGCGCCCCACTGCTTGTCGCTCACACCGGCCTGCCGCGTCAGCATGGCGCCGCGCGCGGAGAGTTCAGATTTTCCGGAAGGATCGGTGAGCGGCACATTGCGCTCGACCGTTTCCGGAATCTGGTCAGGCGCGGTATCGGCGACGAAGGTGCCTGCACCTGCGCGGCTTTCGAGATACCCCTCGGCCAGCAATTGTTCGTAAGCGTAGGTGACCGTGTTGCGAGACATGCCAAGCTCACCGGCGAGATCGCGCGAGGATGGCAATTGCAAACCGGCAGGCAAGGTCTGAGCGAGGATCGCTTCGCGGATCAACTGATAGATCTGACGATTGACCGGGGCGCGCGGAATGCGAGCACTTCCCGAACCTGAAGAAGCGCGATTGACGCGTAGCAGCAAATAATCCGACAAGGAGACGATGCGCAAAGTGGCCCCATCAAATATTTAGAATTGGCTCTATATTACAGGTCCATTGCAGATTTAGTATTGCTTCAACGTAGTTTTCTTTCAGTTTCTTCAAAGCGGATACCGGAGCAAGCAATGACATCCAATGCACTCAAGAGCGTCGCACCTGTAGCAGCAGTGGCAGCAGTGACCTCCGTCACACAAGTTACTTCGGCCAAGGCCGCCTCCAATAGCGAACTGCAGGCTCGCAAGAACGCCGCCACGCCACGCGGCGTCGGTGTGATGTGCGACTTTTACGCTGATCGTGCCCTCAATGCCGAGCTGTGGGATGTCGAAGGCCGCCGTTATATCGACTTCGCCGCCGGCATCGCCGTATTGAATACCGGTCATCGCCATCCCAAGCTGATGCAAGCGATCAGCGCCCAGATGGAGCGTTTCACCCATACCGCCTATCAGATCGTCCCGTATGCGAGCTATGTCGAGTTGGCAGAACGTATCAACGCCATCACGCCCGGCGAGCACGCCAAGAAGACCGCGCTGTTCAGCACCGGCGCAGAGGCAGTGGAAAACGCCATCAAGATTGCCCGCGCGGCCACCGGGCGCGCCGCCGTCATCGCCTTCTCGGGGGCTTTCCACGGGCGCACGATGATGGGCATGGCGCTGACCGGCAAGGTTGCGCCTTACAAACTGGGTTTCGGTCCTTTCCCCGGCGAGGTGTATCACGCGCCCTTCCCTACGGCGCTGCATGGCGTGAGCACTGATGATGCGCTGGCGGCAGTCAACGGCTTGTTCAAAAGCGACGTCGATCCGAAGCGTGTGGCGGCCATCATTATTGAACCGGTGCAAGGCGAAGGCGGCTTCTATGCCGCGCCGGTAGAGTTCATGCGCGGTTTGCGCAAAATCTGCGACGAGCACGGCATCCTGCTGATTGCCGATGAAGTGCAAACCGGTTTTGCGCGTACCGGTAAATTATTTGCAATGGAACATTACGACGTCCTGCCTGACCTGATGACGATGGCCAAGAGTCTGGCAGGTGGTATGCCGCTGGCGGCCGTCTGCGGCCGTGCCGAGGTGATGGATGCACCGGCGCCAGGCGGTCTGGGCGGCACATACGCCGGCAACCCCTTGGCGGTCGCCTCGGCCCTGGCGGTGCTGGATGTCATTGCGGAAGAAAGCCTGGTGGTGCGCGGTGCGCGCCTGGGTTCTGCGCTGAAGGATTTCCTGATCGGCCTGGGCGCCAACACGCCAGCCATCGGTGAAGTACGTGGCCTTGGCGCGATGGTCGCGGTGGAATTCGTCGAACCCGGCACCGACAAGCCGGATGCGGAATTCGCCAAGCGCGTGCAGGGCAATGCCTTGAAAAGCGGTTTGCTGCTGCTGACCTGCGGCAGCTACGGCAATGTGATTCGCTTCTTGTTTCCGCTGACGATTCCGGATACCGTCATGGACGAAGCGCTGGTCATTCTGGAGAAGGCGATCCTCGACGCACACATCGCCAACGCCTGAGCCCGCATTCATTTCAGCTTTGATTTCCAGATACCCCGAAAGAGCAAGCATGAGACCAAATGCGATGGAGATAGCGCCGGAGCAAGTGAAGCCGGCCGACACGCTGGTGCAGTTCTGCGGCGTGAAAAAGACCTACGACGGTGAAAACCTGATCGTCAAGAACCTCGATCTGGAAATTCGCCGCGGCGAGTTCCTGACCTTGCTGGGGCCGTCCGGTTCGGGCAAGACAACCTGCCTGATGATGCTGGCCGGCTTCGAGTACCCGACCAGCGGCGAGATCCGGCTGGACGGGCAACTGCTTAATCGCGTGCCGCCGCACAAGCGCAACATCGGCATGGTGTTCCAGAACTATGCGCTGTTCCCGCACATGACGATTGCGCAGAACGTCGCCTATCCGCTGTCGGTGCGCAAGATGGATAGTGTGACGCGTGCCGCCAAGGTCAAGCAGGCGCTGGACATGGTGCAGATGGGCAAGTTCGGTGATCGCTATCCGACGCAGTTATCCGGCGGCCAGCAGCAGCGCGTGGCGCTGGCGCGCACCTTGGTGTTCGATCCGCAACTGGTGCTCATGGATGAGCCGCTGGGAGCACTCGACAAGCAACTGCGCGAGCACATGCAGCTGGAATTGAAGGCGCTGCACAAGCGGCTCGGGGTGACCTTCGTCTATGTCACGCACGACCAGAGCGAAGCGCTGACCATGTC
This genomic interval carries:
- the gabT gene encoding 4-aminobutyrate--2-oxoglutarate transaminase, which codes for MCDFYADRALNAELWDVEGRRYIDFAAGIAVLNTGHRHPKLMQAISAQMERFTHTAYQIVPYASYVELAERINAITPGEHAKKTALFSTGAEAVENAIKIARAATGRAAVIAFSGAFHGRTMMGMALTGKVAPYKLGFGPFPGEVYHAPFPTALHGVSTDDALAAVNGLFKSDVDPKRVAAIIIEPVQGEGGFYAAPVEFMRGLRKICDEHGILLIADEVQTGFARTGKLFAMEHYDVLPDLMTMAKSLAGGMPLAAVCGRAEVMDAPAPGGLGGTYAGNPLAVASALAVLDVIAEESLVVRGARLGSALKDFLIGLGANTPAIGEVRGLGAMVAVEFVEPGTDKPDAEFAKRVQGNALKSGLLLLTCGSYGNVIRFLFPLTIPDTVMDEALVILEKAILDAHIANA
- a CDS encoding ABC transporter ATP-binding protein is translated as MRPNAMEIAPEQVKPADTLVQFCGVKKTYDGENLIVKNLDLEIRRGEFLTLLGPSGSGKTTCLMMLAGFEYPTSGEIRLDGQLLNRVPPHKRNIGMVFQNYALFPHMTIAQNVAYPLSVRKMDSVTRAAKVKQALDMVQMGKFGDRYPTQLSGGQQQRVALARTLVFDPQLVLMDEPLGALDKQLREHMQLELKALHKRLGVTFVYVTHDQSEALTMSDRVAVFDQGVIQQLAPVEDLYEFPENQFVASFIGDNNRFKASVEAIDGERCTIRLPDGATLSGLNVHRAQTGQNVVACVRPERIRLQPLSMQDGTNLIKASVAGLIYFGDHVRVRCVVSGQDDCFVKLSLSDPALADLAEGSNVGLLIAPERLRVFA